The genomic DNA CGCCCGTGGGCAATTCGAACTCGACGGAAAGACTTACAACCTTGCGATCAACAACGGCCCCAACCACTTGCATGGTGGGAATAAAGGGTTCGCAAAGAAGGTCTGGCAGTTACTCAACCCGCAGCAGGATCAAGTCACGTTTCGTCTGATCAGCCCTGATGGAGATGAAGGCTACCCCGGAGAACTCACTGTCGATGTCCTGTATCGTCTTGACGGACACGACCTTGTGATGGAATACAGTGCAACAACAGACGCTCCGACTGTGCTCAACCTGACAAATCATACTTATTGGAATCTCTCAGGCGATGGGGAGGTATATGATCATGTCCTCAAGCTCTACGCGGATCGAGTTTTAGAGAATGACGCCGACGTCCTTCCCACCGGAAAGGTTCTCGATGTTGCAGAGACTCCGTTCGATTTCCGGTCTCCAAAACGCATTGGGGCAGAGATTGACAAGGTCGGCAACGGGTACGACAACTGCTTCCTGATTAACCGTTGGGATCAGTCGCTCAAACTTGCGGCTGAAGTCAGCGACCCACATTCCGGCCGCACAATGAAAGTGCTCACCACCGAGCCTGGCGTGCAACTCTACACCGCCAATCATTTCAACAAGAGTGAAGCGACAGCAGGGAGAGATCGGCACACCAGCTTTTGTCTGGAATGCCAACATCTGCCCGACACTCCTAACCACAAGCACTTCCCGACAACAGTCCTTCGCCCCGGCGAGAACTATTCGCAACAAACGATTTACCGGTTCGGCATCGCCGAATAGACGTATAAAGCTGTTTGCCACGAGGCAGAACCGAAACACCAATGCAGGAAAGCTGATCGTGCAGCAACACCTGTTTCGGTCGCTCACAGCACTTTATGATTGGTTCCAGCCTTCAACGTAATCGTCGCTAAAGAGAAGCTGAAGACGCTCTGCGCGATCGTCCCCTTCGCTGGCGACGATTTGAATCGCGTCCGCAAGCTGTTTCATTCGTGAATCGTTTTGGACATCACCAGCTCCATCCGCCCGGTGGATTCGGTCCAGCGCGGCTGCCAGATTCAAAAGCTCGCAGCGCATCTCGAGAAATTGACGTTCAAAGATATCTTGAGCAGATTGCAAACTTGGCATCGGATTCTCCTGTCAGTGATTATTCGGCTTGGGAAGGTGCAGTTTGTTCGACCATGCGAACAGTCACACCTTGCTGAGCCATATATTCTTTTGTTTCTTGAATTG from Thalassoglobus polymorphus includes the following:
- a CDS encoding aldose epimerase family protein, whose amino-acid sequence is MPDNWTTVGQTQDGQEYGRLQLQNEYLRVNLTNAGASVVSVEAPDKTGNWANITVTAPDLEYYLSNPSSLGATPGRFANRIARGQFELDGKTYNLAINNGPNHLHGGNKGFAKKVWQLLNPQQDQVTFRLISPDGDEGYPGELTVDVLYRLDGHDLVMEYSATTDAPTVLNLTNHTYWNLSGDGEVYDHVLKLYADRVLENDADVLPTGKVLDVAETPFDFRSPKRIGAEIDKVGNGYDNCFLINRWDQSLKLAAEVSDPHSGRTMKVLTTEPGVQLYTANHFNKSEATAGRDRHTSFCLECQHLPDTPNHKHFPTTVLRPGENYSQQTIYRFGIAE